Proteins from a genomic interval of Zingiber officinale cultivar Zhangliang chromosome 2A, Zo_v1.1, whole genome shotgun sequence:
- the LOC122043857 gene encoding protein FAR1-RELATED SEQUENCE 6-like: MEADSVRRPMKVDNMALFFHSRVQFHDAAVHGTSVATGALTKKPPQWNHSLPQFPFMRPHREAQKSGGGMLESFRLHNEAKSLIALLAFSVHVTVANVSMGVREESQRDSCYKIVMEQELLIEGDVQVLGDSSSSNTVDAPQVGMYFSSEEEVRAFYKSYAQGLGFGISKLGSKKGDDGQIKYFSFGCSKNGKTVPRVKNSFYPRACSKTDCKAKINITVQNDELCVITSIQLEHNHALSPRKSRHFRCNKVLDSQTKRKLELNDQAGITLSKSFQSFVVEAGGYENLSFDERKCRNYVAEARRLRLGNGDAEALNNYFCRMQCRNSNFFYVIDVDEDSRIRNIFWADARCRAACDSFSDVVTFDTTYLTNSYDMPFAPFVGVNHHGESILLGCGLISKEDSETFIWLFKSWLACMRGRAPRAIITDQCKAMEIAILEVFPDSHHRLCLWHIMKKLPAKFSSHADYKLIKRNLKNIVYNSLTSTECDSNWKKFIKEFNLEKNDWLNSLYEIRHKWMPVYVKDKFWAGMSTSQRSESMNAFFDDYVHSKTTLKQFVEQYDNALKSKIEKEDNSDFTSFNSIIPVISGNPIEKQFQSVYTNKIFKLFQNELRGLMFCNTSFMKEEGSTLFFEVMETVYGKDGTTPKEISFWVQYSELQCEMKCLCRLFEFRGIVCRHLLSVLVKRKVTTVPENYILERWRKDIKRGYQGITNIYDDSSQHAEERRRYNNLQPLLQEVGQLGSKNDERCFVLIGILKEAKKKFMDTNIGDSLDGVQDSNIIHEESRNESKKFHSPLKVRSRERPPTKKKQSKIEQIEKRAKAKSRKKGSIIDRKQDDLSNIEEIDKSAESQRLFRLDKELLVPNDVVQPFYYR; this comes from the exons ATGGAAGCTGATTCTGTGAGGAGACCCATGAAAGTTGATAACATG GCATTGTTTTTTCATAGTAGAGTTCAGTTCCATGATGCTGCTGTTCATGGCACATCAGTGGCGACAGGAGCATTGACCAAGAAGCCTCCTCAATGGAATCACTCCCTACCCCAGTTT CCATTTATGAGGCCACACCGAGAAGCTCAGAAATCTGGTGGTGGCATGCTCGAGAGCTTTCGTCTCCACAATGAAGCCAAATCACTGATCGCACTGCTCGCTTTTTCAGT CCATGTGACTGTGGCAAATGTCAGCATGGGCGTGAGGGAGGAGAGCCAGCGTGATTCCT GTTATAAAATTGTTATGGAGCAAGAACTATTAATTGAGGGTGATGTGCAAGTGTTGGGTGATTCGTCAAGCTCAAATACAGTTGATGCTCCACAAGTTGGGATGTATTTTTCATCTGAAGAAGAAGTCCGTGCTTTTTACAAATCATATGCCCAAGGTCTTGGTTTTGGTATTTCAAAGTTGGGTTCCAAAAAAGGAGATGATGGTCAGATAAAGTATTTTTCATTCGGATGCTCTAAAAATGGTAAGACCGTTCCTAGAGTGAAAAATTCCTTTTATCCTAGAGCTTGTAGCAAAACAGATTGCAAAGCAAAGATTAATATTACAGTTCAGAATGATGAATTATGTGTCATTACTAGTATTCAACtagaacataatcatgcattaagtccaAGGAAGTCAAGACATTTTAGATGCAATAAAGTGTTAGATTCCCAAACTAAGAGGAAATTAGAGTTGAATGATCAAGCGGGAATAACTTTGAGTAAAAGTTTTCAATCATTTGTTGTTGAAGCTGGTGGTTATGAAAATTTATCGtttgatgagagaaagtgtagAAATTATGTGGCTGAAGCTCGGAGATTAAGGCTTGGGAATGGTGATGCAGAAGCCTTGAATAATTACTTTTGTCGTATGCAATGTAGAAATTCAAATTTCTTTTATGTAATTGATGTAGATGAAGATTCTCGCATAAGAAATATATTTTGGGCTGATGCAAGATGTAGGGCTGCATGTGATTCTTTTTCTGATGTCGTTACATTTGATACCACATATCTTACTAATAGTTATGATATGCCATTTGCTCCGTTTGTTGGAGTAAATCATCATGGTGAATCTATATTACTTGGTTGTGGTTTGATATCTAAAGAAGATTCAGAAACTTTCATTTGGTTATTTAAATCATGGTTGGCATGCATGAGAGGAAGAGCTCCACGAGCTATTATTACGGATCAATGCAAAGCCATGGAAATTGCAATTCTTGAGGTATTTCCGGACTCTCATCATCGGTTATGTCTTTGGCATATTATGAAAAAACTTCCAGCTAAGTTTAGTAGTCATGCCGATTATAAGTTGATAAAGAGAAACTTGAAGAATATTGTTTATAATTCTTTGACATCTACAGAATGTGATAGCAACTGGAAAAAATTTATCAAAGAATTtaacttggagaaaaatgattggttgaaTTCTTTATATGAAATTCGTCATAAGTGGATGCCTGTGTATGTGAAAGATAAATTTTGGGCAGGGATGTCGACAAGTCAAAGAAGTGAAAGTATGAATGCTTTTTTTGATGATTATGTTCATTCAAAAACAACTTTGAAGCAGTTTGTTGAACAATATGACAATGCTTTGAAAAGCAAGATTGAAAAGGAAGATAATTCTGATTTTACATCTTTTAATTCAATAATTCCAGTTATCAGTGGCAATCCAATTGAAAAGCAGTTTCAAAGTGTTTACACTAACAAGATATTTAAGTTGTTTCAAAATGAACTACGAGGTTTGatgttttgtaatacttcattTATGAAGGAAGAAGGATCAACATTGTTTTTTGAGGTGATGGAAACTGTATATGGAAAAGATGGAACAACTCCAAAAGAGATTTCCTTTTGGGTACAATATAGTGAGTTACAATGTGAGATGAAGTGTTTGTGTCGTCTCTTTGAGTTTCGTGGAATTGTGTGTAGACATTTGCTTTCTGTTTTGGTAAAAAGAAAAGTCACTACAGTTCcagaaaattatattttggaaCGATGGCGCAAAGACATTAAACGTGGATATCAAGGAATCACTAATATTTATGATGATTCTTCTCAGCATGCAGAGGAAAGACGAAGATATAATAATCTTCAACCATTGTTACAGGAAGTGGGACAACTTGGGTCAAAAAATGATGAGAGATGTTTTGTTTTAATAGGGATATtaaaagaagcaaaaaaaaagTTTATGGATACCAATATTGGTGATTCATTGGATGGTGTTCAGGATAGCAACATAATACATGAGGAATCAAGAAATGAGAGCAAAAAGTTTCACAGCCCACTGAAAGTAAGGTCTCGTGAACGTCCACCCACGAAAAAAAAACAATCCAAAATTGAACAAATTgagaaaagggcaaaggcaaagtcTCGAAAAAAG GGTTCTATAATTGATAGAAAGCAAGATGACTTATCAAACATTGAAGAAATTGATAAATCTGCAG AGAGTCAGAGATTGTTTAGATTGGATAAAGAACTGTTGGTTCCTAATGATGTTGTTCAG CCCTTCTATTATCGGTAA
- the LOC122041775 gene encoding protein CHUP1, chloroplastic-like isoform X2, protein MKQELRVPHAARTRVVSRVKDPPRTDTDHGTSPGLKARPKSSALDASTANLARRRSPQFNNNLRPATNGLGAPKVVEQFARLGRREDASCKGSADGVNGKIKELESRLGESEKLVRELQQEVTELKTEIEKLQEKNVELESQNKKLEQDLTAAEENIKMMEKNDQVELDGKSKFRDLLELVQKNSKNSAEMEEVQQNVVIKMPIPTLSPSKGASHGPPPLPPPPPPLPHSASGRATVGKASALVQLYHSLTKQGSASNGGSASPFSGFAHRGIVGELQHRSAHLLAIKADVETKGPLIKHLIQKVLWSSFTSMEDVLAFVDWLDGELSTLADERAVLKHFDWPEKRADALREAAVEFRGLKQLEAHVHSLKDDSSLSCEVTLKKISNLLDNIHADAHDGARFEQGVDRLIKLRNANMMLYKECKIPTDWMLDSGMVNQMKQSSVKLARLYLSRATMELKVFQHSERQSAQEALLLQGVKFAYRTRQFAGVLDSELMITIEDLKKRVESQSRRSQ, encoded by the exons ATGAAGCAAGAGCTCCGAGTTCCACATGCAGCCAGAACCAGAGTTGTCTCAAGAGTGAAGGATCCTCCAAGAACAGATACAGATCATGGGACCTCTCCAGGGTTGAAGGCGAGGCCAAAATCTAGTGCCTTGGATGCGAGCACCGCAAACTTGGCTAGAAGAAGATCTCCTCAGTTCAACAACAATCTCAGGCCAGCCACTAATGGTTTAGGTGCCCCAAAAGTGGTGGAGCAGTTTGCTCGCTTGGGGAGGAGGGAAGACGCCAGTTGCAAGGGGTCTGCGGATGGAGTCAATGGAAAGATCAAGGAATTGGAGAGTAGACTTGGTGAGAGTGAGAAATTGGTGAGGGAGTTACAGCAGGAAGTGACCGAATTGAAGACTGAGATAGAGAAGTTGCAGGAGAAGAATGTTGAGTTGGAGTCACAGAACAAGAAGCTGGAGCAAGATCTTACTGCAGCTGAAGAAAATATCAAGATGATGGAGAAGAATGATCAG GTGGAATTGGATGGCAAATCTAAGTTCAGAGATCTATTAGAGCTTGTTCAGAAAAACTCAAAGAATTCTGCAGAAATGGAGGAAGTTCAACAAAATGTAGTGATTAAGATGCCTATTCCAACTTTGTCACCTTCCAAAGGTGCTTCCCATGGGCCACCTCcactgccgccgccgccgccgcctcttcCTCACAGTGCTTCAGGAAGAGCCACAGTGGGCAAGGCTTCTGCTCTAGTCCAACTATACCATTCACTGACAAAGCAAGGTTCCGCAAGCAATGGGGGTTCTGCCAGTCCTTTCTCTGGTTTTGCACATAGAGGCATTGTTGGAGAACTTCAACATCGATCAGCTCATCTATTAGCG ATCAAAGCAGATGTGGAAACAAAAGGGCCGCTCATCAAACATCTTATACAGAAGGTGCTCTGGTCATCTTTCACCAGTATGGAAGATGTCCTAGCTTTTGTTGATTGGCTTGATGGAGAACTCTCCACCCTG GCTGATGAGAGAGCTGTGCTGAAGCATTTCGATTGGCCTGAGAAGAGAGCTGATGCATTGCGTGAAGCTGCTGTTGAATTCCGTGGTCTCAAACAACTTGAAGCCCATGTTCATTCTTTAAAGGATGATTCTTCCTTATCATGTGAGGTGACACTAAAGAAGATATCAAACTTACTAGATAA TATCCATGCTGATGCCCATGATGGTGCAAGGTTCGAGCAAGGCGTTGATAGATTGATCAAGTTGAGGAATGCAAATATGATGCTGTACAAGGAGTGCAAAATTCCAACTGATTGGATGCTAGATTCTGGTATGGTTAACCAG ATGAAGCAGAGCTCTGTGAAGCTTGCGAGACTCTATTTGAGTAGAGCGACAATGGAGCTCAAAGTATTTCAGCACTCCGAGCGGCAATCTGCACAAGAGGCACTTCTTCTTCAAGGGGTGAAATTTGCTTATAGAACACGCCAG TTTGCCGGAGTGCTCGACTCTGAGCTGATGATCACCATTGAGGACTTGAAGAAAAGGGTTGAATCACAGAGTAGAAGATCACAATAG
- the LOC122041775 gene encoding protein CHUP1, chloroplastic-like isoform X1, which yields MKQELRVPHAARTRVVSRVKDPPRTDTDHGTSPGLKARPKSSALDASTANLARRRSPQFNNNLRPATNGLGAPKVVEQFARLGRREDASCKGSADGVNGKIKELESRLGESEKLVRELQQEVTELKTEIEKLQEKNVELESQNKKLEQDLTAAEENIKMMEKNDQVELDGKSKFRDLLELVQKNSKNSAEMEEVQQNVVIKMPIPTLSPSKGASHGPPPLPPPPPPLPHSASGRATVGKASALVQLYHSLTKQGSASNGGSASPFSGFAHRGIVGELQHRSAHLLAIKADVETKGPLIKHLIQKVLWSSFTSMEDVLAFVDWLDGELSTLADERAVLKHFDWPEKRADALREAAVEFRGLKQLEAHVHSLKDDSSLSCEVTLKKISNLLDNIHADAHDGARFEQGVDRLIKLRNANMMLYKECKIPTDWMLDSGMVNQMKQSSVKLARLYLSRATMELKVFQHSERQSAQEALLLQGVKFAYRTRQASKIKSKLLLSNLSNVVPDFTAVCRSARL from the exons ATGAAGCAAGAGCTCCGAGTTCCACATGCAGCCAGAACCAGAGTTGTCTCAAGAGTGAAGGATCCTCCAAGAACAGATACAGATCATGGGACCTCTCCAGGGTTGAAGGCGAGGCCAAAATCTAGTGCCTTGGATGCGAGCACCGCAAACTTGGCTAGAAGAAGATCTCCTCAGTTCAACAACAATCTCAGGCCAGCCACTAATGGTTTAGGTGCCCCAAAAGTGGTGGAGCAGTTTGCTCGCTTGGGGAGGAGGGAAGACGCCAGTTGCAAGGGGTCTGCGGATGGAGTCAATGGAAAGATCAAGGAATTGGAGAGTAGACTTGGTGAGAGTGAGAAATTGGTGAGGGAGTTACAGCAGGAAGTGACCGAATTGAAGACTGAGATAGAGAAGTTGCAGGAGAAGAATGTTGAGTTGGAGTCACAGAACAAGAAGCTGGAGCAAGATCTTACTGCAGCTGAAGAAAATATCAAGATGATGGAGAAGAATGATCAG GTGGAATTGGATGGCAAATCTAAGTTCAGAGATCTATTAGAGCTTGTTCAGAAAAACTCAAAGAATTCTGCAGAAATGGAGGAAGTTCAACAAAATGTAGTGATTAAGATGCCTATTCCAACTTTGTCACCTTCCAAAGGTGCTTCCCATGGGCCACCTCcactgccgccgccgccgccgcctcttcCTCACAGTGCTTCAGGAAGAGCCACAGTGGGCAAGGCTTCTGCTCTAGTCCAACTATACCATTCACTGACAAAGCAAGGTTCCGCAAGCAATGGGGGTTCTGCCAGTCCTTTCTCTGGTTTTGCACATAGAGGCATTGTTGGAGAACTTCAACATCGATCAGCTCATCTATTAGCG ATCAAAGCAGATGTGGAAACAAAAGGGCCGCTCATCAAACATCTTATACAGAAGGTGCTCTGGTCATCTTTCACCAGTATGGAAGATGTCCTAGCTTTTGTTGATTGGCTTGATGGAGAACTCTCCACCCTG GCTGATGAGAGAGCTGTGCTGAAGCATTTCGATTGGCCTGAGAAGAGAGCTGATGCATTGCGTGAAGCTGCTGTTGAATTCCGTGGTCTCAAACAACTTGAAGCCCATGTTCATTCTTTAAAGGATGATTCTTCCTTATCATGTGAGGTGACACTAAAGAAGATATCAAACTTACTAGATAA TATCCATGCTGATGCCCATGATGGTGCAAGGTTCGAGCAAGGCGTTGATAGATTGATCAAGTTGAGGAATGCAAATATGATGCTGTACAAGGAGTGCAAAATTCCAACTGATTGGATGCTAGATTCTGGTATGGTTAACCAG ATGAAGCAGAGCTCTGTGAAGCTTGCGAGACTCTATTTGAGTAGAGCGACAATGGAGCTCAAAGTATTTCAGCACTCCGAGCGGCAATCTGCACAAGAGGCACTTCTTCTTCAAGGGGTGAAATTTGCTTATAGAACACGCCAGGCAAGTAAAATAAAATCTAAACTTCTACTCTCAAATCTTAGTAATGTAGTGCCTGATTTCACCGCAGTTTGCCGGAGTGCTCGACTCTGA
- the LOC122041775 gene encoding protein CHUP1, chloroplastic-like isoform X3 encodes MKQELRVPHAARTRVVSRVKDPPRTDTDHGTSPGLKARPKSSALDASTANLARRRSPQFNNNLRPATNGLGAPKVVEQFARLGRREDASCKGSADGVNGKIKELESRLGESEKLVRELQQEVTELKTEIEKLQEKNVELESQNKKLEQDLTAAEENIKMMEKNDQVELDGKSKFRDLLELVQKNSKNSAEMEEVQQNVVIKMPIPTLSPSKGASHGPPPLPPPPPPLPHSASGRATVGKASALVQLYHSLTKQGSASNGGSASPFSGFAHRGIVGELQHRSAHLLAIKADVETKGPLIKHLIQKVLWSSFTSMEDVLAFVDWLDGELSTLADERAVLKHFDWPEKRADALREAAVEFRGLKQLEAHVHSLKDDSSLSCEVTLKKISNLLDKFEQGVDRLIKLRNANMMLYKECKIPTDWMLDSGMVNQMKQSSVKLARLYLSRATMELKVFQHSERQSAQEALLLQGVKFAYRTRQASKIKSKLLLSNLSNVVPDFTAVCRSARL; translated from the exons ATGAAGCAAGAGCTCCGAGTTCCACATGCAGCCAGAACCAGAGTTGTCTCAAGAGTGAAGGATCCTCCAAGAACAGATACAGATCATGGGACCTCTCCAGGGTTGAAGGCGAGGCCAAAATCTAGTGCCTTGGATGCGAGCACCGCAAACTTGGCTAGAAGAAGATCTCCTCAGTTCAACAACAATCTCAGGCCAGCCACTAATGGTTTAGGTGCCCCAAAAGTGGTGGAGCAGTTTGCTCGCTTGGGGAGGAGGGAAGACGCCAGTTGCAAGGGGTCTGCGGATGGAGTCAATGGAAAGATCAAGGAATTGGAGAGTAGACTTGGTGAGAGTGAGAAATTGGTGAGGGAGTTACAGCAGGAAGTGACCGAATTGAAGACTGAGATAGAGAAGTTGCAGGAGAAGAATGTTGAGTTGGAGTCACAGAACAAGAAGCTGGAGCAAGATCTTACTGCAGCTGAAGAAAATATCAAGATGATGGAGAAGAATGATCAG GTGGAATTGGATGGCAAATCTAAGTTCAGAGATCTATTAGAGCTTGTTCAGAAAAACTCAAAGAATTCTGCAGAAATGGAGGAAGTTCAACAAAATGTAGTGATTAAGATGCCTATTCCAACTTTGTCACCTTCCAAAGGTGCTTCCCATGGGCCACCTCcactgccgccgccgccgccgcctcttcCTCACAGTGCTTCAGGAAGAGCCACAGTGGGCAAGGCTTCTGCTCTAGTCCAACTATACCATTCACTGACAAAGCAAGGTTCCGCAAGCAATGGGGGTTCTGCCAGTCCTTTCTCTGGTTTTGCACATAGAGGCATTGTTGGAGAACTTCAACATCGATCAGCTCATCTATTAGCG ATCAAAGCAGATGTGGAAACAAAAGGGCCGCTCATCAAACATCTTATACAGAAGGTGCTCTGGTCATCTTTCACCAGTATGGAAGATGTCCTAGCTTTTGTTGATTGGCTTGATGGAGAACTCTCCACCCTG GCTGATGAGAGAGCTGTGCTGAAGCATTTCGATTGGCCTGAGAAGAGAGCTGATGCATTGCGTGAAGCTGCTGTTGAATTCCGTGGTCTCAAACAACTTGAAGCCCATGTTCATTCTTTAAAGGATGATTCTTCCTTATCATGTGAGGTGACACTAAAGAAGATATCAAACTTACTAGATAA GTTCGAGCAAGGCGTTGATAGATTGATCAAGTTGAGGAATGCAAATATGATGCTGTACAAGGAGTGCAAAATTCCAACTGATTGGATGCTAGATTCTGGTATGGTTAACCAG ATGAAGCAGAGCTCTGTGAAGCTTGCGAGACTCTATTTGAGTAGAGCGACAATGGAGCTCAAAGTATTTCAGCACTCCGAGCGGCAATCTGCACAAGAGGCACTTCTTCTTCAAGGGGTGAAATTTGCTTATAGAACACGCCAGGCAAGTAAAATAAAATCTAAACTTCTACTCTCAAATCTTAGTAATGTAGTGCCTGATTTCACCGCAGTTTGCCGGAGTGCTCGACTCTGA
- the LOC122041775 gene encoding uncharacterized protein LOC122041775 isoform X4: protein MKQELRVPHAARTRVVSRVKDPPRTDTDHGTSPGLKARPKSSALDASTANLARRRSPQFNNNLRPATNGLGAPKVVEQFARLGRREDASCKGSADGVNGKIKELESRLGESEKLVRELQQEVTELKTEIEKLQEKNVELESQNKKLEQDLTAAEENIKMMEKNDQVELDGKSKFRDLLELVQKNSKNSAEMEEVQQNVVIKMPIPTLSPSKGASHGPPPLPPPPPPLPHSASGRATVGKASALVQLYHSLTKQGSASNGGSASPFSGFAHRGIVGELQHRSAHLLAIKADVETKGPLIKHLIQKVLWSSFTSMEDVLAFVDWLDGELSTLADERAVLKHFDWPEKRADALREAAVEFRGLKQLEAHVHSLKDDSSLSCEVTLKKISNLLDNIHADAHDGARFEQGVDRLIKLRNANMMLYKECKIPTDWMLDSDEAELCEACETLFE from the exons ATGAAGCAAGAGCTCCGAGTTCCACATGCAGCCAGAACCAGAGTTGTCTCAAGAGTGAAGGATCCTCCAAGAACAGATACAGATCATGGGACCTCTCCAGGGTTGAAGGCGAGGCCAAAATCTAGTGCCTTGGATGCGAGCACCGCAAACTTGGCTAGAAGAAGATCTCCTCAGTTCAACAACAATCTCAGGCCAGCCACTAATGGTTTAGGTGCCCCAAAAGTGGTGGAGCAGTTTGCTCGCTTGGGGAGGAGGGAAGACGCCAGTTGCAAGGGGTCTGCGGATGGAGTCAATGGAAAGATCAAGGAATTGGAGAGTAGACTTGGTGAGAGTGAGAAATTGGTGAGGGAGTTACAGCAGGAAGTGACCGAATTGAAGACTGAGATAGAGAAGTTGCAGGAGAAGAATGTTGAGTTGGAGTCACAGAACAAGAAGCTGGAGCAAGATCTTACTGCAGCTGAAGAAAATATCAAGATGATGGAGAAGAATGATCAG GTGGAATTGGATGGCAAATCTAAGTTCAGAGATCTATTAGAGCTTGTTCAGAAAAACTCAAAGAATTCTGCAGAAATGGAGGAAGTTCAACAAAATGTAGTGATTAAGATGCCTATTCCAACTTTGTCACCTTCCAAAGGTGCTTCCCATGGGCCACCTCcactgccgccgccgccgccgcctcttcCTCACAGTGCTTCAGGAAGAGCCACAGTGGGCAAGGCTTCTGCTCTAGTCCAACTATACCATTCACTGACAAAGCAAGGTTCCGCAAGCAATGGGGGTTCTGCCAGTCCTTTCTCTGGTTTTGCACATAGAGGCATTGTTGGAGAACTTCAACATCGATCAGCTCATCTATTAGCG ATCAAAGCAGATGTGGAAACAAAAGGGCCGCTCATCAAACATCTTATACAGAAGGTGCTCTGGTCATCTTTCACCAGTATGGAAGATGTCCTAGCTTTTGTTGATTGGCTTGATGGAGAACTCTCCACCCTG GCTGATGAGAGAGCTGTGCTGAAGCATTTCGATTGGCCTGAGAAGAGAGCTGATGCATTGCGTGAAGCTGCTGTTGAATTCCGTGGTCTCAAACAACTTGAAGCCCATGTTCATTCTTTAAAGGATGATTCTTCCTTATCATGTGAGGTGACACTAAAGAAGATATCAAACTTACTAGATAA TATCCATGCTGATGCCCATGATGGTGCAAGGTTCGAGCAAGGCGTTGATAGATTGATCAAGTTGAGGAATGCAAATATGATGCTGTACAAGGAGTGCAAAATTCCAACTGATTGGATGCTAGATTCTG ATGAAGCAGAGCTCTGTGAAGCTTGCGAGACTCTATTTGAGTAG